One stretch of Chitinophaga pendula DNA includes these proteins:
- the nusA gene encoding transcription termination factor NusA — MASINLIESFTEFKDAENIDRPTLMKVLEDVFKTLLRKKYGSDENFDVIVNTDKGDLEILRRRMIVADGESEDDNAQIEYSDAIKVEPDLQVGEELYEEVEIQDFGRRAILAAKQTLSARIGDLKKNILVKKYADRVGEIVTGEVYQVWKKEVLLLDDEGNELILPKSEQIPTDYFKKGENVRAVVKKVEMKNNAPLIILSRTHSSFLGNLLEIEVPEIADGLIVIKKIVREPGERAKVAVESYDDRIDPVGACVGMKGSRIHGIVRELRNENIDIINYTANIQLLIQRALTPARISRMELDNENKYASVYLMPDQVSLAIGKKGVNIKLACELTGYEIDVFRDEVQEQTEFDIDLEEFSDEIEEWIIDELKRIGCDTARSVLELTVEELVRRSDLEEETVSDVRRILQEEFDKE, encoded by the coding sequence ATGGCTAGTATAAACCTGATCGAGTCATTCACTGAGTTCAAGGATGCGGAGAATATTGACCGTCCAACGTTGATGAAGGTATTGGAGGATGTATTCAAGACCCTTTTGAGGAAAAAGTATGGCTCGGATGAAAACTTTGATGTAATCGTAAATACTGACAAGGGGGACCTGGAGATATTGCGTCGCCGAATGATTGTAGCGGATGGGGAATCTGAAGACGATAATGCCCAAATCGAGTATTCTGATGCCATTAAGGTTGAACCGGATCTTCAGGTAGGGGAGGAGTTGTATGAGGAGGTAGAGATACAGGATTTTGGCCGCAGGGCGATTCTGGCGGCAAAGCAAACGCTGTCGGCCCGCATTGGGGATTTAAAAAAGAATATTCTTGTTAAGAAATATGCGGATCGGGTAGGGGAGATAGTTACTGGTGAGGTATATCAGGTATGGAAAAAAGAAGTTTTATTGCTCGATGATGAGGGGAATGAGTTAATATTGCCTAAATCTGAACAGATCCCGACAGATTACTTTAAAAAAGGGGAAAATGTGCGGGCGGTAGTGAAGAAGGTGGAGATGAAAAATAATGCTCCGCTCATCATTCTCTCACGTACACATTCTTCCTTCCTTGGTAACTTGCTGGAAATTGAAGTACCGGAAATCGCAGATGGCCTGATTGTTATCAAAAAGATTGTGCGCGAGCCAGGGGAAAGAGCTAAGGTGGCTGTTGAATCTTATGATGACCGTATCGACCCCGTAGGAGCCTGCGTCGGCATGAAAGGTAGCCGTATCCATGGCATTGTGCGTGAACTCAGGAACGAAAACATTGATATCATCAACTATACTGCCAACATCCAGCTGCTGATTCAGCGCGCGCTTACGCCGGCCAGGATTAGTCGTATGGAATTGGATAATGAAAACAAGTATGCCTCTGTTTATCTGATGCCGGACCAAGTGTCGTTGGCGATTGGTAAAAAGGGTGTGAATATCAAATTGGCCTGTGAATTGACAGGGTATGAGATAGATGTGTTCCGTGATGAGGTGCAGGAGCAGACGGAATTTGATATTGACCTGGAGGAATTCTCTGATGAAATAGAAGAATGGATCATAGATGAGCTGAAGCGTATAGGTTGTGACACGGCCCGCAGTGTATTGGAATTGACAGTGGAGGAGCTGGTACGTCGTTCTGACCTGGAAGAAGAGACGGTGAGTGATGTAAGAAGGATATTACAGGAAGAATTCGACAAGGAATAA
- the rimP gene encoding ribosome maturation factor RimP — MIQTKGTSDCPLLVFFMANEPLIASIRQLVESLLSEYPDFFVVDIRIKPTNNIKLFIDGDKGVPVEKLVAFNRALYPVLETSGLFPADDFSLEVSSPGLDEPLKQLRQYLKNIGRKVEVTFLDGTTKEGTLLEASEEHLLIEETIGKKKEKQQTPIKFSEIKHTKVCIVF; from the coding sequence ATGATTCAAACGAAGGGGACGAGTGATTGTCCCCTTCTTGTTTTTTTTATGGCAAATGAACCGTTAATAGCATCGATTCGTCAGTTGGTGGAGAGCCTACTGTCAGAATACCCGGATTTTTTCGTAGTAGACATCCGGATCAAACCCACCAATAATATCAAGCTCTTTATAGACGGAGATAAGGGAGTACCTGTTGAGAAGCTGGTGGCATTCAACCGGGCGCTTTATCCTGTCTTGGAAACATCGGGCTTATTTCCAGCGGATGATTTTTCTCTTGAAGTCTCTTCTCCGGGGCTGGATGAGCCGCTTAAACAACTTCGCCAGTATCTTAAGAATATCGGGAGGAAGGTAGAGGTTACTTTTCTTGATGGGACGACCAAAGAGGGTACGTTGCTGGAGGCCAGTGAGGAGCACTTGCTGATAGAGGAAACTATTGGCAAAAAGAAGGAAAAGCAACAAACACCTATAAAATTTTCTGAAATCAAGCACACAAAGGTGTGCATCGTGTTTTAA
- a CDS encoding DUF2752 domain-containing protein has product MHPASSSHHSLCLLRQTGISWCPGCGLGHSIHFFLHGNWNAAFHYHWLGPFATCMLIIRSIQLLYLQYKTFSHLKRPST; this is encoded by the coding sequence ATGCACCCAGCCTCGTCCAGCCATCATAGCCTTTGCCTACTTAGGCAAACAGGCATCTCCTGGTGCCCCGGTTGCGGCCTCGGCCATTCCATCCACTTCTTCCTGCATGGAAACTGGAACGCAGCCTTCCACTACCACTGGCTTGGCCCATTTGCTACCTGTATGCTGATAATCAGATCAATACAACTGCTGTATTTACAATATAAGACATTTTCTCACCTAAAACGACCTAGTACATGA
- a CDS encoding TM2 domain-containing protein encodes MNDLSFALLPGIQQEELIWLQELTKNYDANNKARFLALYQSKRKDPQTTLICCLIGLVGPAGIHRFILNQIGMGILYFLTFGLCAIGTIVDAINHKKLTWECNKKAALESAALLGLQ; translated from the coding sequence ATGAATGATCTGTCATTTGCCTTGCTGCCCGGAATCCAACAAGAAGAACTCATCTGGTTGCAGGAGCTGACGAAAAACTACGACGCTAACAACAAAGCCCGATTTCTGGCACTATACCAATCCAAAAGAAAAGACCCGCAAACCACACTGATCTGCTGCCTCATCGGACTGGTCGGCCCCGCCGGCATACATCGGTTCATATTAAATCAAATCGGTATGGGCATCCTCTACTTCCTCACCTTCGGCCTCTGTGCAATAGGTACCATCGTCGATGCCATCAATCATAAAAAACTAACCTGGGAATGCAATAAAAAAGCCGCCCTCGAATCGGCAGCACTACTCGGATTACAGTAA
- a CDS encoding DUF4834 family protein produces the protein MIKFIFTIFFLWLLYKVIFDFIIPVYNSTRQVRQQMNTMQQRMREQYQQQHQQQQNTQQQQQQHANQSARPDKGDYIDFEEVK, from the coding sequence ATGATCAAATTCATCTTCACCATATTTTTCCTATGGTTGCTATATAAAGTGATATTCGATTTTATCATCCCGGTATACAATTCCACCCGGCAGGTGAGACAACAAATGAATACCATGCAACAACGCATGCGTGAACAGTACCAACAGCAACACCAACAACAACAAAATACCCAACAACAGCAGCAACAGCATGCAAACCAATCCGCACGCCCGGATAAAGGAGACTATATCGACTTCGAAGAAGTCAAATAG
- a CDS encoding HAD family hydrolase, with amino-acid sequence MQGIKHLIFDLGGVILNIDFQLTNKAFADLGVTDFPTLFSQFHADRLFEDLETGKVGNEAFLEAMRRHTGEHVSERQIVDAWNAMLLDFPLQRLQLLQQLRQQYSMYLLSNTNAIHLEAFNASLLATRGIPSLGVFFDKAYYSHLIGYRKPYKEAYELILDENGLDPAETLFIDDTLPNIEGAKAVGLQTVHLQAPKTILDIFRPL; translated from the coding sequence ATGCAAGGCATTAAACATCTCATTTTCGACCTCGGAGGCGTCATTCTGAATATAGATTTCCAGTTGACCAACAAGGCATTTGCCGATCTCGGCGTCACGGATTTTCCGACTTTATTTTCCCAATTTCATGCGGACCGTTTGTTTGAGGACCTGGAAACGGGTAAGGTAGGCAATGAGGCATTTCTGGAGGCGATGCGAAGACATACAGGGGAGCACGTTAGTGAGCGGCAGATCGTTGATGCGTGGAATGCGATGTTATTGGATTTCCCGTTGCAGCGGTTACAGTTGTTGCAGCAGTTGCGGCAGCAGTATAGTATGTACTTGTTGAGCAATACAAATGCGATTCATTTGGAGGCATTTAATGCGTCCTTGTTAGCGACGCGGGGGATCCCATCTTTGGGTGTTTTTTTTGACAAGGCGTACTATTCTCATCTTATCGGTTACCGGAAACCTTATAAGGAGGCTTACGAGCTTATTTTGGATGAGAATGGGCTGGATCCTGCGGAGACCTTATTTATTGATGATACGTTGCCCAACATTGAGGGAGCGAAAGCGGTAGGTTTGCAAACAGTGCATCTTCAGGCGCCCAAGACTATCCTGGACATTTTCAGGCCTTTATAA
- a CDS encoding AraC family transcriptional regulator gives MNYIIFLGAFQALIVLGLLSAGNKNRSSDGILRWLLMCMFVHLGVNFFLNTVFPNAEIHKQFNTFITLFYTPLLWMYAARLGAPEHQVKTVYLFLPGIIAAIAYFMIAGYIITHHGKTPETIWYYNQVTNYAIILSYIIYPIKTLQVARKIPDFWKTEKHLVRFIAALFLTISAIFLLMLYKAYFPSPLADLDGHLWARTLCYIALLTACLAIGRVKVLSLMYTHIEISLSPSAHIVIPPAEQVDTTDEITQTITRRKQALSDTQQARIAADMNQIMKDKKPYLEPELTLDGLAKQMSISRHHLSETLNQYLAKSFYQYVNEYRVKEVTDMMKHYTEKGVVPNILSLAFDAGFHSKSSFNQYFKKTVGHTPSAYLKNLPSADAPTTGDLILQS, from the coding sequence GTGAACTACATCATTTTCCTCGGCGCATTCCAGGCGCTGATCGTGTTAGGACTATTATCAGCGGGCAACAAAAACAGGTCATCAGATGGCATATTACGCTGGCTCTTGATGTGTATGTTTGTCCACCTGGGCGTTAACTTCTTCCTGAATACAGTATTCCCCAACGCTGAAATACACAAGCAATTCAATACTTTCATCACCTTATTCTATACTCCCCTGCTTTGGATGTATGCCGCCCGCTTAGGTGCTCCCGAGCACCAGGTAAAGACCGTATACCTCTTCCTGCCAGGCATAATAGCCGCTATAGCATACTTTATGATTGCCGGCTATATTATTACCCATCACGGGAAAACACCCGAAACCATCTGGTATTATAACCAGGTCACAAACTACGCCATCATCCTGTCGTACATCATATACCCGATCAAGACCCTCCAGGTGGCCCGGAAGATCCCGGACTTCTGGAAAACGGAAAAACACCTCGTACGATTCATCGCCGCATTATTCCTGACTATCAGTGCCATCTTCCTGCTAATGCTGTATAAAGCATATTTCCCTTCACCATTGGCAGACCTCGACGGACACCTCTGGGCACGCACCCTCTGTTATATCGCCCTGTTGACAGCTTGCCTGGCCATAGGACGCGTGAAAGTGTTGTCCTTAATGTACACCCACATAGAAATATCACTAAGCCCTTCCGCTCACATCGTCATACCTCCAGCAGAACAGGTAGATACTACAGACGAAATAACGCAAACGATCACCCGCCGGAAACAAGCCTTGTCCGACACACAACAAGCCCGGATAGCTGCCGATATGAACCAGATAATGAAAGATAAAAAACCCTATCTGGAGCCCGAACTAACCCTCGATGGTCTCGCCAAACAAATGAGCATATCCCGCCATCACCTTTCCGAAACACTGAATCAATACCTCGCCAAGTCCTTCTATCAATACGTCAACGAATACCGCGTAAAAGAAGTGACGGATATGATGAAACACTATACCGAAAAAGGTGTAGTACCCAACATACTATCCCTGGCTTTCGATGCCGGCTTCCATTCCAAATCATCCTTCAACCAGTATTTCAAAAAGACAGTAGGACACACCCCTTCTGCCTACCTGAAAAACCTACCCTCTGCCGACGCTCCCACCACTGGCGACCTCATATTGCAATCCTGA
- a CDS encoding TonB-dependent receptor, with the protein MNRIILLIVFLLPGLCQAQQIRGTITSKDGPLPGATVYTDDLNTQTDLTGTFTLAQKKIGKVKLTISYIGYTPQIITLETKNGRNDLGTIALSPKVGNIGEIVVKSSTVGSQIKAISIKKNANAIMEVLAADAIGKLPDRNAAEAVQRMQGVSIERDLGEGRYVSVRGTPMQWSASLLNGNRMPSASADYADRRVQMDIFPSELIEYVQLSKAITPDMEGDAIGGSVNFITKTAPISRVLNINAAGGYGDQARKGSYNTSLVYGDRLMNGKLGFIVSGVIWDRTSAQDRYNVDYNFASTNSVQSFSIADLQLRDYVARRRTLGFNGGLEYIINPDHKIFAKGIYSEYLDQQKVHETYFNFDAKNAQIQTRAADYLTKLQSVELGGISSLLKGKMTLDWSLSMDESSFRFKDPGYPIATFQQAAAYDGLAPDGKKYLRIDAPNGVGDVIDAVLPHLSASTPVDPTQMKLARITLLRAANNEKNKRVAFNLKYSNNEKLHVKFGGKFIHKDKYVANNPFDVYMTGLAGKAAPAIAELGTEPFPYNGGFLTEIGTPYNNVLIDQVPLSALKGYVSPEFINQYKLTKVVSDAPDNASGATKYFTGTEDVYAIYAMAEYKPLAKLTVIGGIRNEYNKVRFNGKQVVTFNGGSRINDLKQDNSYNAFLPMLHLKYQASTKDILRLAYTRTFARADFSQLNPATTQDDVNKIITRGRADLQPTFASNIDLMAEHYFGGIGMVSIGAFYKSLSNLIYNNQSNEIIQGLNYTVTQPDNLQKAWLYGFEAGFSKRFTELPGVLKYFGLEGNYTFTNSRVKIPRFVGNKRIDDESVIPKQAKHIFNASIIFENKKFMARIAGNYKGKYLDAIRQAAGPGHYRWYAQNFTVDCSASFSISNHIRLFAEVNNITNAPVRFYHGSYDRTEQAEWYSIRGQIGVSMKLF; encoded by the coding sequence ATGAACAGGATCATTTTACTCATTGTGTTCTTGCTGCCCGGTCTCTGCCAGGCACAACAGATCAGAGGGACCATCACCTCCAAAGACGGACCACTGCCGGGAGCTACCGTTTATACAGATGACCTGAACACACAAACCGATCTTACCGGCACCTTCACCCTGGCACAAAAGAAGATCGGTAAGGTAAAGCTCACCATCAGCTACATCGGATACACACCACAGATAATTACACTCGAAACCAAAAATGGACGGAACGACCTGGGCACCATCGCATTGTCACCCAAAGTGGGCAACATCGGCGAAATAGTAGTTAAAAGCTCCACCGTCGGCTCACAGATAAAAGCGATCAGCATAAAGAAAAATGCCAACGCCATCATGGAAGTCCTGGCCGCCGACGCAATCGGTAAACTACCAGACCGCAATGCCGCCGAAGCCGTACAACGCATGCAGGGCGTATCCATAGAAAGAGACCTGGGAGAAGGCCGCTATGTCTCCGTTCGTGGTACTCCCATGCAATGGAGCGCCTCCCTCCTCAACGGCAATCGCATGCCCAGCGCCAGCGCCGACTATGCCGACCGCCGCGTACAAATGGATATATTCCCTTCCGAACTGATAGAATATGTACAACTGTCCAAAGCCATCACCCCAGATATGGAAGGAGATGCCATCGGAGGATCGGTCAACTTCATTACCAAAACAGCTCCGATATCAAGAGTGCTGAATATCAACGCCGCCGGCGGATATGGCGATCAGGCACGCAAAGGGTCCTATAATACCTCCCTCGTATATGGCGACCGGCTGATGAACGGCAAACTAGGCTTCATCGTCTCCGGCGTAATATGGGACCGCACCTCCGCACAGGACCGCTATAATGTAGACTATAACTTCGCCAGCACTAACAGCGTCCAGTCGTTTTCCATAGCAGACCTGCAACTGCGCGACTACGTAGCCAGAAGACGTACACTGGGCTTCAACGGCGGATTGGAATACATCATCAATCCCGACCATAAAATATTTGCTAAAGGGATCTACAGCGAATACCTCGATCAGCAAAAAGTACATGAAACCTATTTCAACTTCGACGCCAAAAATGCCCAGATACAGACAAGAGCAGCAGACTATCTCACAAAACTCCAATCTGTCGAACTGGGGGGTATTTCCAGCTTGCTCAAAGGAAAAATGACCCTCGACTGGTCGTTGAGTATGGATGAATCATCCTTCCGTTTCAAAGATCCGGGATACCCCATCGCGACCTTCCAGCAGGCTGCCGCCTACGATGGCCTGGCACCCGATGGCAAAAAATACCTCCGCATAGACGCTCCCAACGGCGTTGGCGACGTCATCGATGCCGTACTGCCACACCTGTCAGCCTCCACTCCTGTAGATCCCACACAAATGAAGCTCGCCCGCATCACCTTGCTGAGAGCAGCCAATAATGAAAAGAACAAACGAGTGGCCTTCAACCTGAAGTACAGTAACAACGAAAAATTGCACGTCAAATTCGGTGGTAAGTTTATCCACAAGGATAAATATGTGGCCAATAATCCCTTTGATGTATACATGACCGGCCTCGCAGGAAAAGCCGCTCCGGCTATAGCCGAACTGGGCACAGAACCATTCCCGTATAATGGCGGATTCCTCACCGAAATAGGTACGCCATACAATAATGTACTGATAGACCAGGTGCCACTATCTGCCCTCAAAGGATATGTAAGCCCGGAATTTATCAACCAGTACAAATTGACTAAAGTGGTCAGCGATGCCCCCGATAACGCTTCAGGCGCCACTAAATATTTCACCGGTACAGAAGATGTATACGCTATATACGCGATGGCAGAATATAAGCCGCTGGCTAAACTGACCGTCATCGGTGGGATCCGCAACGAATACAATAAGGTCCGCTTCAATGGCAAACAGGTGGTCACCTTCAATGGCGGCAGCCGTATCAACGACCTCAAACAGGACAATAGCTATAATGCCTTCCTGCCTATGCTGCACCTGAAATACCAGGCCAGCACCAAGGATATCCTCCGCCTGGCATATACCCGCACCTTTGCCCGCGCCGATTTCAGCCAGCTCAACCCGGCTACCACACAAGATGATGTCAATAAGATCATCACCCGCGGTAGAGCAGACCTGCAGCCTACCTTCGCCAGCAATATCGACCTCATGGCCGAACACTATTTCGGCGGCATCGGTATGGTAAGCATAGGCGCATTCTATAAAAGCCTGTCTAACCTGATCTATAATAACCAGTCCAACGAGATCATCCAGGGCCTGAACTATACCGTCACACAACCGGATAACCTGCAAAAAGCCTGGTTATATGGCTTCGAAGCAGGCTTCTCCAAACGCTTTACCGAACTGCCGGGAGTATTGAAATACTTCGGACTGGAAGGCAACTACACCTTTACCAACTCCCGCGTGAAAATCCCTCGCTTCGTAGGCAACAAACGCATAGACGACGAAAGCGTCATCCCTAAACAAGCCAAACATATCTTCAACGCCTCTATCATATTTGAGAACAAAAAGTTCATGGCCCGGATAGCAGGCAATTATAAAGGCAAATACCTCGATGCCATCCGCCAGGCAGCAGGCCCCGGCCACTACCGCTGGTACGCACAAAACTTTACGGTAGACTGCTCCGCTTCTTTCTCCATATCCAACCATATCCGCTTGTTCGCAGAGGTAAATAATATCACCAACGCACCGGTAAGATTCTACCATGGCTCCTACGATCGCACAGAACAGGCAGAATGGTATTCCATCCGCGGACAGATAGGCGTCAGCATGAAACTATTCTAA
- a CDS encoding Ca2+-dependent phosphoinositide-specific phospholipase C — MNMKITNTLMGALLAISLTARVNGQDKLDKLKINQIQVLGTHNSYARPVDTALMAYADPIFDKLFKNYAQMMPKEQQDAFKEFHPNGMKMSEGLKYDHPPFDVQLNAGLRSLELDVYYDPTGNRFNHPASYRILQEKGYTNLAPFDTTGLSQPGFKVLHVADFDFRTHYPTLKAALLSLKKWSDEHPAHIPIYIQVEAKDRGIPIFPKATEVLPFSEKAFDELDQEVVSVLGRDKLITPDDIRGSYPSLREAVLANNWPTVKAARGKFIFLLLPTTAGLGKAAPYANNRPNLEHRVMFMQSDPKDSYAAFLLLDNAILRQKEIKDYVQQGYIVRTRSDIETYEAKVNDYTRANAAFSSGAQVVSTDFFRPGNGYGTSYVVKLPGGGEARKNPVNTGK, encoded by the coding sequence ATGAATATGAAAATCACCAATACGCTGATGGGTGCACTGCTCGCCATCAGCCTCACAGCCCGGGTGAATGGCCAGGATAAACTGGACAAACTCAAAATAAATCAGATACAGGTACTGGGTACGCACAACAGCTATGCACGCCCCGTAGATACCGCCCTGATGGCGTATGCAGATCCTATCTTTGATAAGTTGTTCAAAAACTACGCGCAGATGATGCCAAAAGAACAACAGGATGCATTTAAAGAATTCCATCCCAATGGCATGAAAATGAGCGAAGGACTGAAATACGACCACCCGCCTTTTGATGTGCAGCTCAACGCAGGCCTCAGAAGCCTGGAACTGGACGTATACTACGATCCTACCGGCAACCGATTCAACCACCCTGCCTCCTACCGCATATTGCAGGAGAAAGGATATACTAACCTGGCACCTTTTGATACGACCGGCCTGAGCCAACCGGGGTTTAAAGTGCTGCACGTTGCCGATTTCGACTTCCGCACCCACTACCCTACCTTGAAGGCTGCCTTGCTGAGCCTGAAAAAATGGTCCGATGAGCACCCCGCCCACATCCCCATCTACATACAGGTAGAAGCAAAAGATCGCGGTATCCCTATCTTTCCGAAAGCAACAGAAGTGCTGCCTTTTAGCGAAAAAGCATTCGATGAGCTAGACCAGGAAGTGGTGAGCGTACTCGGCCGTGATAAATTGATCACCCCGGACGACATCCGAGGTAGCTATCCCTCCCTGCGCGAAGCCGTATTGGCCAACAACTGGCCTACCGTGAAAGCGGCTAGAGGAAAGTTCATCTTCCTGCTGTTACCCACCACCGCTGGCCTCGGTAAAGCAGCCCCGTATGCCAACAATCGCCCTAACCTGGAACATCGCGTTATGTTCATGCAGTCCGATCCAAAAGATAGCTATGCCGCTTTCCTGCTACTCGACAACGCCATCCTACGACAGAAGGAGATCAAAGACTATGTACAACAGGGATATATCGTCAGAACCCGGTCAGATATCGAGACCTACGAAGCCAAAGTCAATGACTATACCCGCGCCAATGCAGCTTTCAGCAGCGGAGCACAGGTCGTATCAACCGACTTTTTCAGACCAGGAAATGGATATGGTACCTCCTATGTGGTAAAATTACCGGGTGGCGGCGAAGCCAGGAAAAACCCGGTGAATACAGGTAAATAA
- a CDS encoding class I lanthipeptide has protein sequence MKKVTSKKLSLGKVKIAHLTDESQSHLKGGAPETVITCGHSQRPNNCIPYSEWRTCWCV, from the coding sequence ATGAAAAAGGTAACATCCAAAAAACTGTCACTTGGCAAGGTAAAGATTGCCCACTTAACTGATGAAAGCCAGTCCCATCTGAAGGGAGGAGCACCTGAAACGGTGATCACCTGTGGTCATTCGCAGCGTCCGAATAACTGTATTCCTTATTCAGAGTGGCGGACATGCTGGTGCGTATAA